The DNA region tcttcatttccaaATTTGCAAAgcttcctctttttggaagaAGATGAATCATCAGCCAACTTAATAGTGGCCGGGCTGGTCTTCCTCAATGCAACAATGATGCAATCATATCTCCTAAGGTACACAATTCTATAATTGGATTGTTCTCTGAAAGCTGCATTCAAGGGTTGAGCAGCCAATGGAAGAGCCACAATGCCACCAACTTTCAGAATTCTATCGACAAACTCGGCGTCTTCGGAAGAAGTGAACACAAAGTCATAGGACTCATCAGGGAACAAGCCTTTCTTCATTTCCAAATCAGAGTCCATGACCACATCAACCTCATTGTTATTGAGGATAGCAACACTTCCAAATCCAAATCCAAACCCAAATCCGCCATGGAAAGAGCTCAAAAGCAGAGCCTTATCATCCTTCTTGAATAGACCTTCTTCAGCCAAATCATGAACAACCGAATTCAGCAGCCCCGCATTGAGATAACCAGAATAGGTTCTGGTACCGGATACAGAAAACAACGAGCTTGAACTCGAACTCGAAGAAGGGAATCCCGTAAGAATGGTTCCCAAGAAAGGCAAAGACACAATAACAATAGCTAAAAACAAGGATCGTGACAAAATGCGCAAAACCTGAGCCTCTGGGATCCGAATGACAAGAACAGCATCGGGATTGAAAGCAATAGTTCCACCATGAAAATGCATCCCTTTCCTCTTACCCTTACACACCTTACCGAGCTCCATTGAGACGCAGAAAAAAGGAATGTGATTGTGAAAacgagagaggaagaaagaaattctgaaatccccaaattaagaaattaaaggtGGGAACTTTGTAGTTTCTAGCGAGTGCAGAACCTGGAAGCGGTGTGGTTTCCACCCACAAGAGTTACACGATTGCTTAGAATTCTGCAGCAGAGGAGCAACAAGAGCATGATCCTCTGGACCTCCATTGGCTCCGCTCAGATCGGTGGCGTGATTAAGCAAGTTGCTGTCATCTGAGAACACGTGGCGCACACGAGGAACGAGattagagaagacgaaaatgaTTGAAGTTTTTTGCGAGCgagaaagggaaagagagaagAATGAAAATTTTAATGGAAAGGGAAAGTTGTTGAATTGAAACTTGAAATCTATGTTTAGAAATTTCATGGCGTGTGAGTGCAGTGTTTCCCTTTTTTTACTTTTACCAGACTCTGACGCTGGTTCCCTTATTTTTAGCATTTTCATGACTCTTGCTGTTATCGCCTTTGCCAATTTTATAacaattctctcttattattcaattatgtttttttattttttaaacaataaatttgagattgagttatttttggctaattttttttatattgattaaatatatgtgtaatacattgttattaaaagattaggtgtttttctttgatatgaaatttttttattgatattattcAAATTGGAGAGTCcgatttgtttgaaaaaaaataaactacaaatcaGCTCCtgatttgtattttttatgttttttatttttaaaaataaaaatcgaacagtccaattttaatattataaatttttttattttcgaaaacataAATTAGGCCGTCCAAttagttttgttttcttttttttttctaaaatcaaaACGGATCCTTCGattaggttttttattttttttatttttttctaaaatcaaaACTGACGTTCCTAATTCTATTAAAATACTCCTAACATCACATGCATGAAAAGCATCCTTCTTCTCCGTAATGTTATATCACCCCACCTTCTTCttcatatcaaaaataaaaagtggtTATTTTTCTAGTGTGATAATTAATGTTTGTGTTTATTTTTAGACACAGAATATTgagataaaaatatagaaatacaaaactattaagagattaaattagtatattttgtattttttaataaaaaaatattaataaaagatataatttattttttatttttattatttttatcaaattcttataattatatttttttaatattttttgtatagaaaaatgagaataaatagacttttataatttcttttagtttatcgttcaacaaaatataataatactaattttatatatctctcatttttttattttgttttcaattttctaTTTTGTCTTGTTCTTAGAACCAAATAAATAGTTTGTgagttttttatataaattttttttatactaacAAGGAACAACATATGAAAATTAAATgcattttgttaatattttattttgtttggaaAATGTTaatgtgttaaaaaaattaaaatgaaattgaagtgtaacaaaaaattttggccctttattatttaataaaattagaatatGATGATGTGATCTTTGtccaaataaaattgaaatgtTATAGTTAATTCATTTGGTTCTATTTGAGAACATTGAAGGACAAAAATgctaagtgtatatatatatatatatatatatatatatatatatatatatatatatatatatatatatattggttatatatatatatatatattggcccctaaataattattatgtatttgtaaGTTTTGGTCCATTATAAGATCAAGGTGAATACTTTATGAAATTTTAATGTAAtgtgaaaatttttaatattttgaaacACTTAAAAAGAGATATCTTAATAAATTTaagtattttattctttttttctttaattttaaaatttattggtTATAATATTGCATAAAATAAGTTTACAGTTAAAGTTGTTTGTGTTATTATAATTAACagttatataaaaaatagatttttttacttataaatattttttaaatttatttggtgAAAGTGTcttaagtataaaaataattatctttataATGCAATAACTTTTTTAGAATtagttgttattaatttattattataatttttacattATCTCAATATAGATATCAcatgttaataattaaataatattattttttatgacattttagtgataatgaataaaattatcttttaatttatatttttcttttgttttttatatttttatttattatatacatttttaataatattttattattatgattaataaaaatattataagacgttgacttttaaaaaatattaaacatattcatagagactttttaaaattttaaaaaaattttaagattgagattttttaaattttttcgaaaactcttttatattttatcttaGGGATTGATTTATTTAGCTTGCGTATGAAAACAATAAACATTATAGATTATcttgtatattttaaaatttgagggctAAAGCTAGGGGTGGCAATGGAGCAGATATGAGCGGATTTTTACTCTACTTGACCCCAGCTTGTCCTACAATAATTCGCATAAAACCCACCCCCACTCCTAACTGCAGGTAGTAAAAAATTGAACTCTAATCCGCTTTTGCGGGTACCTGTCCCCACCCCTATCCActcatataattattaaaatttaataaataaaattaaaatttaaaatttacataaccatcatcacatacataatataaattaaagtaaaattttagatatgatacaatattattaatcattttactaattattttacatattacacatattatatattaaaattatatatattagggCGATAGGGGCAGATATTATCTAAATCCGGTCGCACTCCGTCCCGCTCAAGAATCCGTCCTGAGCGAATAAGGCCCGTCCTGAGTGAGTAGGGCCCGCCCTGAGCGAGTAGGGACGGGGTGGGTACCCGCAGATTCGGGTAGtgttgctatccctaactaaaGGAGGACggatgtatgtatgtatgattgTGGGGGACAAGCGCTCtcactacaatttgaaattttttagagtaatatatgataataatatttatttactcccattaaatttttgaatttgaccctacactaattttttattcaatttttagtaCTTAATAGTCAATTTAAGAATTTCATTTTAGATGTCTATTGTAATGAttatttctcaatttaaatgaaatttgtatttttttttgaaattattcgAATTTAAAagagtattatttatctttttttatattagttttaatttttttcgtaaCAACTGCATTAATTGAAGGAATTTTCTAAAtcataaatttcaataaaaattgaCTTCTAATTATataagaattgaaaaataaatttttaaataattatttgttaatatataaaaaaagttatttataataacaaaatataattatagttataataataattatgttatatgtacataaaaaataatcacaaatatattaaaatataaaatatatattaaaattaaattaaataatatttatctttatatataaatatataataattaataattaatttaataattaatttttatatatacataattatatatattttgtttttactgtcaattttttatataaaattttattatttatagttaaaaaaCTGTAAATGGAAGGGTTATAAAAGGAGCTGAAGTGAAGTAGTAAGCTAAGAGTAGAGAGCGGTGGAAGAGTCTAGGCGCTTTAGTTGCAGGCTACGTCGAGAATCAGTGAATCAGAATCAGTCGCAGAAATGGGAGTGGAGAAGCAATTGGTGAGGCCCGGCACCGGTCCCAAGCCTGTTCCCGGTCAGAACGTCACCGTTCACTGCACTGGCTATGGTCACTTTCTTGCCCCCTTTCTCAAACCCTAACTACATATTTTTTCCTCATTTCTTTTCTTCGATGTCGGTTTTCTGTAATGATTTACATTTCACTTTCAATTCCGCTCTCCGATGATTATTTCTACTAAATTTGAATTACTTATACATATTCTGCGCTGAGCAGGGAAAAATGGTGACCTCTCCCAGAAATTTTGGAGGTTAGCTTATCTTACCTTACATAGCACTATTGAGATGTAATTAAGTATAATAAAGTGATTAATTATGATTAGTTTTGTTATAGCACAAAGGATCCAGGGCAGCAACCTTTTAGTTTCAAGATAGGGCAGGGATCTGTTATTAAGGGATGGGATGAAGGTGTTCTTGGCATGCAAGTCGGTGAAGTGGCTCGTCTCCGGGTGCGTCATGCTTTCAATTTTCTTGTATGTTTGTTGAGTTTAGATGATTGAATTTGAAGATAGTGTTTTGGTTTTGCAGTGCTCCCCTGATTATGCTTACGGTGCTGGTGGCTTCCCTGCCTGGGGGATACAGCCCAACTCTGTTTTGGAGTTCGAAATTGAAGTCCTCAGTGCCCAGTGAAGTGAACACAATACACATACTATTGCTCTTTTCATTCTAATAAATAAGGACTCGTATTGGTGTTAGTTTTAGTGTTAGTATCGTATCATGTATTGTGTATGCTTGAGTACTTTGGCTGAATCATGAATAACTTCCGAATGGTCTTTGATGATATAATATCGGTTAAATTACACCGTTAGTCCCTACACTTTTAGTGAAATTGCAAATTGGTCCTTATAggttaaaagtttgtaattggctccctgaaaaaaattaaaatttgtaattggactCCTACTGTTCAAACACCGTTTGAT from Arachis hypogaea cultivar Tifrunner chromosome 10, arahy.Tifrunner.gnm2.J5K5, whole genome shotgun sequence includes:
- the LOC112714819 gene encoding peptidyl-prolyl cis-trans isomerase FKBP12: MGVEKQLVRPGTGPKPVPGQNVTVHCTGYGKNGDLSQKFWSTKDPGQQPFSFKIGQGSVIKGWDEGVLGMQVGEVARLRCSPDYAYGAGGFPAWGIQPNSVLEFEIEVLSAQ
- the LOC112714818 gene encoding uncharacterized protein, whose protein sequence is MELGKVCKGKRKGMHFHGGTIAFNPDAVLVIRIPEAQVLRILSRSLFLAIVIVSLPFLGTILTGFPSSSSSSSSLFSVSGTRTYSGYLNAGLLNSVVHDLAEEGLFKKDDKALLLSSFHGGFGFGFGFGSVAILNNNEVDVVMDSDLEMKKGLFPDESYDFVFTSSEDAEFVDRILKVGGIVALPLAAQPLNAAFREQSNYRIVYLRRYDCIIVALRKTSPATIKLADDSSSSKKRKLCKFGNEEKKMVLEGLEDVLLEPPREVDTKLEYRKSFKYLPDLSGDPLEGYSRRLFIEVGLAEENKGVIQWFEHNYPKKNTEFETRSINADDASAWLSKHVKEEEYVVMKAEAEVVEEMIKKRTVCLVDELFLECKNEWWQKGKRKSSRRRRAYWECLALYGRLRDEGVAVHQWWG